The proteins below come from a single Salinilacihabitans rarus genomic window:
- a CDS encoding FAD synthase has product MTRTVIAQGTFDILHPGHVHYLEEAKAMGDELVVIVARRSNVDHKEAPVCPARQRRDVVDALEVVDEAILGHEEDIFVPIEERDPDVIALGHDQHHDDAAIEAELDRRGIDCEVRRASGREPRYDGELLSTRLIVDEIVERRG; this is encoded by the coding sequence GTGACCCGCACGGTGATCGCGCAGGGGACCTTCGACATCCTCCACCCCGGTCACGTCCACTACCTGGAGGAGGCGAAGGCGATGGGCGACGAACTCGTCGTCATCGTTGCCCGGCGCTCGAACGTCGACCACAAGGAAGCGCCCGTCTGTCCGGCGCGACAGCGCCGGGACGTCGTGGACGCGCTCGAAGTCGTCGACGAGGCGATCCTCGGCCACGAGGAGGACATCTTCGTTCCGATCGAGGAGCGCGACCCCGACGTCATCGCGCTGGGTCACGACCAGCACCACGACGACGCGGCGATCGAGGCGGAACTCGACCGCCGCGGGATCGACTGCGAGGTCCGCCGCGCCAGCGGCCGCGAACCGCGCTACGACGGCGAGTTGCTGTCGACGCGGCTGATCGTCGACGAGATCGTAGAGCGGCGGGGCTGA
- a CDS encoding Mov34/MPN/PAD-1 family protein produces MGLLDALFRSSEILGIAEETLEFALESAEASHPDEYMGFLRGTDARDLGLDRDGLVITDVLVVPGTETNSVSATVRSSAIPNDVNALGSIHSHPNGVLRPSDADLGTFGRGSVHVIVGAPYRRGDWKAFDSQGRPTNLTVLDVDLPDTEEFFDFTQADIDEELRG; encoded by the coding sequence ATGGGGCTGCTCGACGCGCTGTTTCGCTCGAGCGAGATCCTCGGCATCGCCGAGGAGACGCTCGAGTTCGCGCTTGAGTCCGCCGAGGCGAGCCACCCGGACGAGTACATGGGCTTCCTCCGGGGGACCGACGCGCGGGACTTGGGGCTCGACCGGGACGGACTGGTGATCACGGACGTGCTCGTCGTCCCCGGGACCGAGACCAACAGCGTGAGCGCGACGGTCAGGTCGAGCGCGATTCCGAACGACGTGAACGCGCTCGGGAGCATCCACTCGCACCCGAACGGCGTGCTCCGGCCGAGCGACGCGGATCTCGGGACGTTCGGCCGCGGGAGCGTCCACGTCATCGTCGGCGCGCCCTACCGGCGAGGCGACTGGAAGGCGTTCGACTCGCAGGGACGGCCGACGAACCTGACCGTCCTCGACGTCGACCTGCCCGACACGGAGGAGTTCTTCGACTTCACGCAGGCTGACATCGACGAGGAGTTACGCGGATGA
- a CDS encoding glycerol dehydrogenase, with translation MATFRQFVSPPTYVQGRGVLDELGDHVAPLGDTALLLADEVVLGIIEDRAVESLEAAGVDVAVEEFRGEASAVEIDRIADVARDEGADVVIGAGGGKALDTGKAVREAVGGAAVSLPTVASTDAPTSALSVVYTEAGEFEEYRFYDDHPDLVLVDTAVVAAGPTRLFRSGVADALATWFEADAVATSGSENVVGGGPTDAALALANLAYETLRARAVSAVTAVEAGAVTENVESVVEANTLLSGLGFESGGLAAAHSIHNGLTQLEETHDATHGEKVNVGTISQLVLEGREDAFVEDVVEFSIEVGLPVTLEEIGLADPTDDQLRTVAEAACAEAETIHNEPFAVSPSMVADAIETADAIGRRVRERQH, from the coding sequence ATGGCAACTTTCAGACAATTCGTCTCGCCGCCAACGTACGTACAGGGACGCGGCGTCCTCGACGAACTCGGAGACCACGTCGCACCGTTGGGGGACACGGCACTGTTGCTCGCCGACGAGGTCGTCCTCGGGATCATCGAGGACCGCGCGGTCGAGAGCCTCGAAGCGGCCGGCGTCGACGTCGCCGTCGAGGAGTTCCGCGGCGAGGCTTCGGCCGTCGAGATCGACCGCATCGCCGACGTCGCCCGCGACGAGGGGGCGGACGTCGTGATCGGCGCCGGCGGCGGGAAGGCCCTCGACACCGGGAAGGCCGTCCGCGAGGCCGTCGGCGGCGCGGCGGTCTCGCTGCCGACGGTCGCCTCGACCGACGCGCCCACCAGCGCGCTCTCGGTCGTCTACACGGAGGCCGGGGAGTTCGAGGAGTACCGCTTCTACGACGACCACCCCGACCTCGTGCTCGTCGACACGGCGGTCGTCGCGGCCGGTCCCACGCGGCTGTTCCGGTCGGGCGTCGCCGACGCGCTCGCGACGTGGTTCGAGGCCGACGCCGTCGCCACCTCCGGGTCGGAAAACGTCGTCGGCGGGGGGCCGACCGACGCCGCCCTCGCGCTCGCGAACCTCGCCTACGAGACGCTCCGGGCGCGGGCGGTCTCGGCCGTCACGGCGGTCGAGGCGGGCGCGGTCACCGAGAACGTCGAGTCGGTCGTCGAGGCGAACACGCTGCTGAGCGGCCTGGGCTTCGAGAGCGGCGGCCTCGCGGCGGCCCACTCGATCCACAACGGGCTGACCCAGTTAGAGGAGACCCACGACGCCACCCACGGCGAGAAGGTCAACGTCGGGACGATCAGCCAGCTCGTCCTCGAAGGGCGCGAAGACGCGTTCGTCGAGGACGTCGTCGAGTTCTCGATCGAGGTCGGCCTCCCGGTGACTCTCGAGGAGATCGGGCTCGCGGACCCGACCGACGACCAGCTACGGACGGTCGCCGAGGCCGCCTGCGCGGAGGCTGAAACCATCCACAACGAGCCGTTCGCGGTCTCGCCGTCGATGGTCGCGGACGCGATCGAGACGGCCGACGCGATCGGTCGCCGCGTCCGTGAGCGCCAGCACTGA